One Oryzomonas sagensis DNA segment encodes these proteins:
- a CDS encoding glutamate synthase-related protein: MLYKSVNESFNEFVIERSDPKCIRCKVCVRQCAYEVHSYVETDDRVAEDNTLCIGCRRCSALCPTGAITIRSNQETFKKNESWSAAHIRNVYAQADTGGILLTAMGNPAKYPIYWDHLLLDASQVTNPSIDPLREPMELRTYLGKKPDRIEVVHNEKTGKPELETKLSPQLTLEYPFIFSAMSYGALNLNAHRAMAAAAQELGTIYNTGEGGLHKDLFKYGKNVIVQVASGRFGVSEHYLNAGVGIEIKIGQGAKPGIGGHLPGEKVDDQISETRMIPMGSDAISPAPHHDIYSIEDLRQLIYALKEATNYTKPVSVKIAAVHHIAAIASGVARAGADIITIDGFRGGTGAAPQVIRDNVGIPMELALAAVDSRLRDEGIRNQVSIVVGGGVRNSGDAIKAIALGADAINLGTSALLAMGCTLCQRCYTGKCPWGITTNNPYLAKRLNPEIGAEKLVNLVHAWGHEMKEILGGMGLNALESLRGNRYKLRAVGLTEKDMNLLGVMPAGE, translated from the coding sequence GTGCTTTATAAATCCGTCAACGAATCATTCAACGAGTTCGTGATCGAACGTAGCGACCCCAAGTGCATCCGCTGCAAGGTATGCGTCCGCCAGTGTGCTTACGAGGTTCACAGCTACGTGGAAACCGATGACCGCGTGGCAGAAGACAATACGCTCTGTATCGGTTGCCGCCGCTGTTCGGCGCTCTGCCCCACCGGCGCCATCACCATCCGTTCCAATCAGGAGACGTTCAAAAAGAACGAGTCCTGGTCCGCAGCCCATATCCGCAACGTGTATGCCCAGGCCGATACCGGCGGCATCCTGCTGACAGCCATGGGCAACCCGGCCAAGTATCCTATCTACTGGGACCACCTGCTTCTGGACGCATCGCAGGTAACCAACCCTTCCATCGATCCGCTTCGCGAGCCGATGGAACTGCGCACCTATCTGGGCAAAAAACCTGACCGTATCGAAGTCGTCCACAACGAGAAAACCGGGAAGCCGGAGCTGGAGACCAAACTATCCCCCCAGCTCACCCTGGAGTATCCTTTCATCTTTTCGGCCATGAGCTACGGCGCCCTGAACCTGAACGCCCATCGCGCCATGGCCGCGGCAGCCCAGGAACTGGGCACGATCTACAATACCGGCGAGGGCGGCCTGCACAAGGATCTCTTCAAATACGGCAAAAACGTCATCGTTCAGGTGGCCTCGGGCCGTTTCGGCGTCAGCGAACACTACCTGAATGCCGGGGTCGGCATCGAGATCAAGATCGGCCAGGGTGCCAAACCGGGTATCGGCGGTCATCTGCCGGGCGAAAAGGTCGATGACCAGATATCCGAGACCCGCATGATCCCTATGGGCTCCGACGCTATCTCGCCGGCGCCGCACCACGACATCTACTCCATCGAAGACCTGCGCCAGTTGATCTACGCCCTGAAAGAGGCCACCAACTACACCAAGCCGGTGTCGGTCAAGATCGCCGCCGTGCACCACATAGCCGCCATCGCCTCGGGCGTGGCCCGGGCCGGCGCCGACATCATCACCATCGACGGGTTCCGCGGCGGTACGGGCGCCGCACCGCAGGTAATCCGCGACAACGTGGGCATCCCCATGGAACTGGCCCTGGCGGCGGTAGACTCCCGGTTGCGGGATGAAGGTATCCGTAATCAGGTGTCCATCGTGGTCGGCGGCGGCGTACGCAATTCCGGCGACGCCATCAAGGCCATCGCCCTGGGCGCCGACGCCATCAACCTGGGGACCTCCGCCCTGCTGGCCATGGGCTGCACTCTGTGCCAGCGCTGCTACACCGGCAAGTGCCCCTGGGGGATCACCACCAACAACCCCTACCTGGCCAAACGCCTCAACCCGGAGATCGGCGCCGAGAAGCTGGTGAACCTGGTCCACGCCTGGGGGCACGAGATGAAGGAGATTCTGGGCGGCATGGGGTTGAACGCCTTGGAGTCGCTGCGCGGCAACCGTTACAAACTGCGTGCCGTCGGGTTGACGGAGAAGGATATGAACTTGCTCGGCGTCATGCCGGCTGGAGAATAG
- a CDS encoding PAS domain S-box protein has product MNISRKTILVIVSTFIGLVFILAITSDFILLNSFAKLENKLLGESIAKLKYEIRESLDDMESCARDYAALAQRGGASEIGALDADSLVNHHVDFVAVYNAAGELLSAKSADYHYRRPADLDEGLVRCLGKTALFAIRGKDRHLKGAIRNGARLHQVVVMPRAGGGVLLVGRNIDREEIAQLSDINEFALEIRQIRDEGLPADFKEALAGLGDGAPFHAVPLDESRIAGYALFNDIDGQPLFIAKLTERRLLYQQGKASITYILAALCIAGFVFCCVMLFFVRETVLKRLGILSATVRQISSDGDISSRLKVTEHNDELDGLALTINGMLDSLERAEVTLREREEQYRILFERAPDSILLIGTEGDECGRIIAANKASTIQHGYTVEELCGMSIHDLNAPESNEAAADWMERIFSGQWITFEVWHFRRDGARFPLEVHAGPVRLNGKNYILGFDRDITSRKLAEETDHMYMEQIRQLNTELARQANGLEAANSELESFNYSVSHDLRGPLTRISGYSQLILEDEATLDSQTRSYVTRIYESSCWLNEMIDAMLRLAQLARSEFQPQQVDLSAIVESLSIDFRAAEPERRPEVVIAPGLTVVGDLRLLKVLLTNLFGNAWKYTAHSTAPRIEFGALHNGPVPVFFISDTGAGFDMKDVDRLFRVFTRLHDPGQFAGNGIGLATVQRIVNRHGGRIWAEGEPQKGATFYFTLQPDNPSVSRSFAS; this is encoded by the coding sequence ATGAATATTTCCCGCAAGACAATCCTCGTCATCGTCAGCACCTTTATCGGGCTGGTCTTTATCCTGGCCATAACCTCCGACTTCATTCTGCTCAACAGCTTTGCCAAACTCGAAAACAAACTGCTCGGCGAAAGCATCGCCAAATTGAAGTATGAAATACGGGAGAGCCTCGACGACATGGAGTCGTGCGCCCGGGATTACGCCGCACTGGCGCAGAGGGGGGGCGCGAGTGAAATCGGCGCGTTGGATGCCGACTCGCTGGTCAACCATCATGTGGATTTCGTCGCCGTGTACAACGCTGCCGGAGAACTGCTTTCGGCCAAGTCGGCGGATTATCATTACCGCAGGCCGGCCGATCTTGATGAGGGACTTGTGCGATGTCTCGGCAAAACCGCACTTTTTGCCATAAGGGGCAAGGACCGGCATCTGAAGGGGGCCATCCGTAACGGCGCGCGTTTGCACCAGGTCGTCGTCATGCCTCGTGCCGGCGGAGGCGTCCTGCTTGTGGGCAGGAATATCGACCGGGAAGAGATCGCCCAATTGTCCGACATCAACGAGTTTGCCCTTGAAATCCGGCAGATTCGGGATGAAGGGCTGCCGGCCGACTTCAAGGAAGCGCTTGCCGGTCTGGGCGACGGGGCGCCCTTTCATGCGGTTCCGCTTGACGAGTCGCGTATCGCGGGCTATGCCCTGTTCAACGATATCGACGGGCAGCCGCTTTTCATCGCCAAGTTGACCGAACGGCGCCTGTTGTACCAGCAGGGGAAGGCAAGCATTACCTATATCCTGGCCGCCCTGTGCATTGCCGGCTTTGTTTTCTGCTGCGTGATGCTGTTTTTTGTCCGGGAGACGGTCCTTAAACGCCTTGGGATTCTCAGCGCCACTGTCCGGCAGATCAGCAGCGACGGCGATATCTCCTCACGCCTGAAGGTCACGGAGCACAACGACGAACTGGACGGTCTGGCCTTGACCATCAACGGTATGCTGGATTCGCTGGAGCGGGCCGAAGTTACCCTGCGGGAGCGGGAAGAACAGTATCGCATCCTGTTCGAACGGGCGCCGGACAGCATCTTGCTGATCGGTACGGAGGGGGATGAGTGCGGCAGGATCATTGCCGCCAACAAGGCCTCGACCATCCAGCACGGTTATACGGTTGAAGAGCTGTGCGGCATGAGCATTCATGATCTCAATGCCCCCGAGTCCAACGAGGCCGCCGCGGATTGGATGGAGCGCATTTTCAGCGGCCAGTGGATAACCTTCGAGGTGTGGCACTTCAGGAGGGATGGGGCGCGTTTCCCCCTCGAGGTGCATGCCGGCCCGGTCAGGCTGAACGGCAAGAATTACATCCTCGGGTTCGATCGGGACATCACCTCCCGCAAGCTGGCGGAGGAAACCGACCATATGTACATGGAGCAGATTCGCCAGTTGAACACCGAGCTTGCCCGTCAGGCCAACGGCCTGGAAGCTGCCAACAGCGAGCTGGAGTCCTTCAATTATTCGGTATCCCATGACTTGCGCGGCCCACTTACGCGTATTTCCGGGTACAGCCAGCTGATACTGGAGGATGAGGCAACGCTCGATTCCCAGACCCGGTCGTACGTAACCCGGATCTACGAATCCAGTTGCTGGCTGAACGAGATGATCGATGCCATGCTCAGGCTGGCCCAGCTGGCCCGTAGCGAATTCCAGCCCCAGCAGGTCGATCTCAGCGCGATCGTCGAGAGTCTGTCGATCGATTTCAGGGCTGCGGAACCGGAGCGGAGGCCCGAAGTGGTCATCGCCCCCGGCCTGACCGTCGTCGGCGACCTGCGACTCTTGAAGGTACTGCTGACCAACCTGTTCGGCAATGCCTGGAAGTATACCGCTCACAGCACCGCTCCCCGGATCGAGTTCGGCGCGCTGCATAACGGTCCTGTTCCGGTTTTCTTCATCAGCGACACGGGTGCCGGTTTCGACATGAAGGACGTGGACCGGCTCTTCCGCGTGTTCACCCGTTTGCACGATCCCGGGCAGTTTGCGGGAAACGGCATCGGCCTGGCGACGGTGCAACGCATCGTCAATCGTCACGGCGGCAGGATCTGGGCCGAAGGCGAACCCCAAAAAGGCGCCACGTTCTATTTCACCCTCCAGCCCGATAATCCCTCTGTTTCCCGCTCTTTTGCATCTTGA